The genome window CGCATCATATAGGTGAATTTGTCCTGTAAACTTAAGTTGGGTATTTGCTGGCGAGGTTTCTAGAAAGTAAAGTTTTTGCTCTTCAGCAACGCGGCGACGACGATTGATTGTGACACCTGGACGCAATATTTCTGGTAAGTTTTCTGGGTCTTCCGTACAAATTAAATCATCAAATAAGATGCGAGAAGGCAAAACTGGATTGCCGAATATTTGACAAATTAGGCAATGCTTCCCCTCGTAGCCTGGTACATGATATTCCGGGCGATCGAAGTTTTCTGTTAAACCTGCTCTTTGAGGACACATAGTTTGAGGGTTAGGTGAATCACAAACAGCCCAATGCAAACCTCTAGCAATTTTTTCACACTCGTGACGCAAACGCCCTTTAATTTGAGAACCAGGAATCACTAAATTTCTTTCTGAGTTCCGAACAATTGGTTTATCAGCTAGCGAACCTGAAGAACCACCCGCACCGACACACAAAGCGGAGTCAATTACAGCGGTAATTTCACAGGATGTGAGGCGGGAGTTGGATATTTCATCGAGAAAAATCATGATTCAACCTCCATTGTCGCTAGCTCTGATTCTAACATATCGTCATTTTCAGAGGCAGCAATAAAATCATATAAATCTACCATGTCTCGCCAAATGGTTTCAAAAAGTGGATAGTCTGACTTGTCAGTCTCAAGCGACCCATCATCATACATCCAAGGAGCTAAATTGCCTGGGTTAGTGGGATCTTTTGGTTGACACCAAGCTTCTTCAAAATGTTCTAGCAGTCCTGATTTTCCTTGCTGTAGTCGCGTGCGGAAGTAGCGGTAATTAAGAATAGCTGTGTGTTTCCCACGCTCTAAAAAGCTCCGAATTTGGTAAAGTTGCGATTTGGGAAATTTAGCCTTGTTTAAGGCTTCTATTGAGCTTAGTAATCCTCCTAATTCATGTAATGTATAGGGCGCAGCATAAAGCTTGAGGTTGGGTTTCAATTTCTTGAACAATGCCTCCTTGCGAAATACTTTTACATCCGAAGAAATCATGGTAACAGATTTCATTACCATAAAATCAACGGTTCCGCCACAGTATCCGGCGCTCTTTAATTTTTTTGCTCGTTCTTTTGCTGATTTCAGTAATTGATCGAGAAAATCTTTGGCATAATAGATGGGGGTATCATAAGCTGTAATTAGTACGCCACTTGAGGTACTGAGTTGGCATTGAGAAGGAGGAGCTTCTGTAGGCTTGTAGCGGTGGATTTTTTTCTTGTCGATAGGTTTATTAGATCGCTGAATCTGATAGTCTCCCTTGATTTGTTCTGTTGCTGTTGAATTTTCTACCAATGGCTGTTGTTTTAGCAATATTTTTTCAAATCGTTGTCCGATAGTTTGGGCGATCGCCAATGCTTTATCTGCTGGAACAATCAAGAAAATATCATCCCCACCAATGGTAATGATTTCAAAAGGATGGACTAAATCGCCGTTACTGAGTGTAGAATCTTCATCGGTAAAATTTTGCAATTCATGAGGATGCAAACTCTCTGCTAATGCTTGGTAAACAGCATACTCCGTTGCTAATTCTACATCTTTACTAAACTCTTGATATTTTTGGGGAGTGCGAATATTTTGAATATAGCCACCCATATTATTGCCATCAGCATAGATATAGGCAATAAAATTTTTACTCGCATTCCCAATATGGCTGAGGTTTTCGGCAATTTCAACGTTATCGGATTTCAAACCTCCATAGTATTTCTGTTTGAGACTGGGATTTTTTTCCAGAAAGCGATCGAATCTAGCTACCCAGCCTTCTATTACGCCGGGGTTCCATTCTAGCTGAGATTCCTCGTACCATTCAGGTACTTGGCGCAAATCTTTTTTAGCTCTGTAACCAACTCGATGTTTCCGAGCAGAAGTTTCCGAAAAATTGGTTTCTCTAGGCAG of Oscillatoria nigro-viridis PCC 7112 contains these proteins:
- a CDS encoding RAMP superfamily CRISPR-associated protein, encoding MIFLDEISNSRLTSCEITAVIDSALCVGAGGSSGSLADKPIVRNSERNLVIPGSQIKGRLRHECEKIARGLHWAVCDSPNPQTMCPQRAGLTENFDRPEYHVPGYEGKHCLICQIFGNPVLPSRILFDDLICTEDPENLPEILRPGVTINRRRRVAEEQKLYFLETSPANTQLKFTGQIHLYDAPKNANAPDNANYPDYAGELILTGLRHIHALGGSKSAGLGWLHWEFPKLPLKEAAWDFLAKGDGE
- the cas10 gene encoding type III-B CRISPR-associated protein Cas10/Cmr2, with product MKSCWSAIATGIAWCLAWGDRREPQFEIGVLQEMRRALNSGEEVPEDVREIVDRVQELEKLEFPETLEELTELTKKYPVLWESKIGLVYGGATKIKQYVFEAAKIQDVRGGSALLDRINLVDLPAFFNKNPQLSRYKVQCQEIRTWLDRTIPSQPKLSEALIPELIIYSTGGNILAFCPAAFVDDLADAIEKRYTEETLTANSCAVGEKFKLLEIRFGLLREAIENTLWLEWYRQHYQKPLLQAYFGNLEKNLENSKTERCTEEPISVEDAFANRKSFNEITTKLAVMFNQRRSGNDFSNRPSRRYPPMFETHPYLIRDGNERRSAITRVQPPKLPRETNFSETSARKHRVGYRAKKDLRQVPEWYEESQLEWNPGVIEGWVARFDRFLEKNPSLKQKYYGGLKSDNVEIAENLSHIGNASKNFIAYIYADGNNMGGYIQNIRTPQKYQEFSKDVELATEYAVYQALAESLHPHELQNFTDEDSTLSNGDLVHPFEIITIGGDDIFLIVPADKALAIAQTIGQRFEKILLKQQPLVENSTATEQIKGDYQIQRSNKPIDKKKIHRYKPTEAPPSQCQLSTSSGVLITAYDTPIYYAKDFLDQLLKSAKERAKKLKSAGYCGGTVDFMVMKSVTMISSDVKVFRKEALFKKLKPNLKLYAAPYTLHELGGLLSSIEALNKAKFPKSQLYQIRSFLERGKHTAILNYRYFRTRLQQGKSGLLEHFEEAWCQPKDPTNPGNLAPWMYDDGSLETDKSDYPLFETIWRDMVDLYDFIAASENDDMLESELATMEVES